The following proteins come from a genomic window of Lachnoclostridium phytofermentans ISDg:
- a CDS encoding S66 family peptidase, with amino-acid sequence MNELIKPKALKSGDTIALISISGGRGGDADMIARFEEGKRRLESLYKVNVIATPNALQGNDNIYQHPEARGADLMWALKNKDINGIICIMGGDDSYRVFPFIDINVIHDNPKVFMGYSDIASWTTLFAVAGVMSYYGPNLLTPIAQPIKLDDYTMEAIKKCLFSTDTIGEIKPCDSYTKIEWRNVTEDEISWTKNTGYKLLQGRGKVQGRLFGGCGGPIRQIMGTEYFPTPEFFNDCILFFEVGSPYGSLLAGLHDLRELDAAGLFKNANGLITGHLNEEEEKMLLKFLKYEANREDLVVLENVDFAHRTPMTVIPVGAMAEIDCDRISFSIIESGVC; translated from the coding sequence ATGAATGAGCTAATAAAGCCAAAAGCATTAAAATCAGGGGATACTATCGCTCTCATTTCTATCTCTGGCGGTAGAGGTGGGGATGCTGATATGATTGCCCGATTTGAAGAAGGAAAAAGACGTTTAGAAAGTTTATACAAAGTAAATGTTATCGCTACTCCTAATGCACTACAGGGTAATGACAATATATATCAACATCCTGAAGCACGTGGGGCCGATTTGATGTGGGCGTTAAAAAACAAAGATATCAATGGAATTATATGTATTATGGGAGGTGATGACTCCTATCGTGTATTCCCTTTTATTGATATTAATGTAATACATGATAATCCAAAAGTTTTTATGGGATATTCTGATATAGCATCATGGACTACATTATTTGCAGTCGCTGGTGTTATGTCATATTACGGTCCAAATCTTCTTACACCAATTGCTCAACCTATAAAACTTGATGATTATACAATGGAGGCCATTAAAAAATGCTTATTTAGCACGGATACAATTGGAGAAATTAAGCCATGCGATTCCTATACCAAAATTGAATGGAGAAATGTAACCGAAGATGAAATTTCATGGACCAAGAATACCGGCTATAAGTTACTTCAAGGTAGGGGAAAAGTTCAAGGACGATTATTTGGTGGTTGCGGAGGTCCTATAAGGCAGATTATGGGTACTGAATACTTCCCTACACCAGAATTTTTCAATGATTGCATTCTATTTTTTGAGGTTGGTTCACCATATGGCAGTTTATTGGCTGGTCTGCATGATCTCCGTGAATTGGATGCAGCTGGACTTTTTAAAAATGCAAATGGACTGATCACAGGTCATTTGAATGAAGAAGAAGAAAAAATGTTACTAAAATTTCTTAAATATGAAGCTAATAGAGAAGATCTTGTAGTATTGGAGAATGTTGATTTTGCACATCGTACACCAATGACAGTAATCCCAGTTGGAGCAATGGCAGAAATTGATTGCGATAGGATATCTTTTAGCATTATAGAATCGGGTGTATGCTAA
- a CDS encoding GrpB family protein, producing the protein MEGVERNKVRLLSHNKEWENEFLQVKSQIETIWNNNILDIQHVGSTAISNICAKPILDIAVRVQSIKDMDVDSMRSIGYDYCGPQLGQDTYHLYVLRGARL; encoded by the coding sequence GTGGAAGGAGTAGAAAGAAATAAAGTAAGATTGCTTTCGCATAATAAAGAGTGGGAAAACGAGTTCCTTCAAGTAAAAAGCCAGATTGAAACAATCTGGAACAATAACATTCTTGATATACAGCATGTTGGAAGTACAGCAATATCTAATATCTGTGCTAAACCGATATTAGATATTGCTGTTCGTGTGCAGTCAATAAAAGACATGGATGTAGATTCGATGAGATCAATAGGGTACGATTATTGCGGTCCTCAGTTAGGACAGGATACATATCACCTATATGTATTACGAGGTGCTAGATTGTAA
- a CDS encoding GNAT family N-acetyltransferase, with protein MKIETNDLIIRNYELKDENDLCEYMLQRVNAEFEGYPDFTCEKAKEEIEYRMQSDEFYAIELKNDRKVIGNIYLGKRDFNTRELGYVLNENYQHRGYGSDASKAMIEYMFNQGVHRIYAECAPQNTPSWKLMEKIGMKREAYFRKNVSFHKDKNGNPIYWDTYVYAILNPDEEI; from the coding sequence ATGAAAATTGAGACAAATGACTTAATTATCCGCAATTATGAATTAAAAGATGAGAATGATTTATGTGAATACATGTTACAGCGAGTAAATGCTGAATTTGAGGGATATCCAGATTTTACTTGTGAGAAAGCGAAAGAAGAGATTGAATATAGAATGCAAAGCGATGAATTCTATGCTATTGAGTTAAAAAATGACCGTAAGGTTATTGGAAATATCTATCTAGGGAAAAGGGATTTTAATACAAGAGAACTCGGCTATGTATTAAATGAGAACTATCAGCATAGGGGCTATGGTAGTGATGCCAGCAAAGCAATGATTGAATATATGTTTAATCAAGGCGTTCATAGAATTTATGCAGAATGTGCTCCTCAGAATACACCTTCCTGGAAGTTGATGGAAAAGATTGGAATGAAGCGTGAGGCGTATTTTAGAAAAAACGTTTCTTTTCATAAAGATAAGAACGGTAACCCTATCTATTGGGATACATATGTTTATGCAATATTAAATCCAGATGAAGAAATATAA
- a CDS encoding DUF4111 domain-containing protein → MNPWKYPTPCQYHYSDAWTEHYKNMLSGNIKESFIVDEDFCDADIACHAHLTNQSGICVYGKPIKDVFPAIPDKDFWNSISSDIVEYDFHSYNPRYFASNILILGRILSFKIEKRILSKYEGGIWTLNYVPEKFQYIIDNAMKEWYSEETGLEYKKEDLDELRHLLINEIQDC, encoded by the coding sequence TTGAACCCTTGGAAGTATCCAACGCCTTGTCAATATCATTACAGCGATGCTTGGACTGAGCATTATAAAAATATGTTGAGTGGTAATATAAAAGAAAGTTTCATAGTTGACGAAGATTTTTGTGATGCGGATATAGCTTGTCATGCTCATCTCACAAATCAAAGTGGTATTTGTGTTTATGGAAAACCTATTAAAGATGTATTTCCAGCTATACCTGACAAAGATTTTTGGAATTCTATTAGTAGTGATATTGTTGAATATGATTTTCACTCATATAATCCAAGATATTTTGCGAGTAATATCTTAATTTTAGGACGTATTCTATCATTCAAAATTGAAAAACGTATTTTGTCTAAATATGAAGGTGGAATATGGACGCTTAATTATGTGCCTGAAAAGTTTCAATACATTATTGATAATGCTATGAAAGAATGGTATTCAGAAGAAACAGGTCTAGAATATAAAAAAGAAGACTTAGACGAACTTAGGCATTTGTTAATAAACGAAATACAGGACTGTTGA